AACCGTAAAGATACTCTAGAATTATCTAAAATGGTAAAATCATGGTAATTCGCGGTAATGACGTTCGTTATTTATACTATCTCGCGATCGTTCGCTCGTTCTCGCGAGGGAGAGAACGGAAAGTGCTTAAAGGGAGAGAAAAAGCACTCTTCCGAACAGAGACACGAGTTTTCAGCCGAGCCGAAGAGGCGAGGATCTTTACGACGTCTTCATCTTCTTGTACGGTTGCATGATCACTCCGGAGCTAACGGGGATCGCCACCTGCGGCTGCGCCGCTATCGTCGCCGGATTGCCCATCTGCGGCATTTGTGGAACAGCCGATACACCCGCGGCCGCGGCCGCGGCTGCGACGCCAGCCGCTACTCCGGGTACGCTGGCGACTCCGGGTAGAACGGCATATGGATTCTGGACGTAGGGTGTGGTCTGTACGGTCCCGGCGCCGGGCATAGTCGGTATCGACGCCTGGACATGGTATGGATTCGGCAAGATCTGCTGTCTGATCAGAGAATAGGGATTTATGGGGGTCGCCGTGGGCGGCGGTCTGGAGTACGCCAGGATGCCCGCGGACAGCGGTGAGGTCAAAGCGCCCGGGATACCGGCCAGACTCGAGATGACGGGTCTGGGAGTCGCCGCAGTGGCTTGCAGACTAGCTGCCGCCACCGCGGGATTCCCAGCGGCAGCCGCCGCGGTGGGATTCATGAGGTTCTGTTTGTTCAGAGCGACACCGGTGTAATTCAACGCGGCAAGTTGGCTGATGCCGTAAGGCTGGGAGGTCTGCGAGAACTTGAGAGCCTTGGCGTAGTTCTTTTGAGCAACCTCTTTGGCGAGAGTTGCGGGGTCGAAAGAAGCTGGTATCCCGGAAGTCATCCCGAGACTATTGAGCATGTTTAGACTTGCCATATTCGAGGCTGTGTTATAATTGCCCATGGAAGTCATGCTTGTTATCGATGGTATATTCGCCATGGAAGCCATGGAAGCCATAGAAACCATGTTCATCATGTTGGGCACTGAGGTCAGGCCGGCCATAGAGGTCAATGGACTCATCGCTGATGGTAGCGTCAACTGGCTGagttgctgctgttgttgaTGCTGCATCTGCTGTTGCTGATGCTGATGCtgatgctgctgctgctgttgttgttgctgttgctgttgctgctgctgctgctgctgctgctgctgctgctgctgctgctgctgctgttgctgatGCTGTTGCTGTTGTAATGACGAGGGACTCGAGTGATTCAATTCGGGGGAGTTGCGCGCATTTTCGGCATCGTGATTTTGCGTTGTAACCGGCTGCTTGTTATTGCCGTTACTATTGTTACTGTTATTGTCAGCGGTCGGAGGAGGCGGTGGCGGATTGTTGCAAGGATCCATCAGCACGCCATTGTTGGCGTCGGCGCAGTTATTGACTGTAGCGCCAGCAGCTCCCTGGGAGGAGGAGGACTGCACCACCATCGCGTGGTGGTTGTTTAGCACGTTCGGGGGTTGCACGACCGATTGGTTAGAGGTTTGGGTGGGTAGGGGTGGTGTTCCAGTGTACTCACATGACACAGGCACGAACGGCTGCTGCAGCTGCATTAACTGCTGATAGGTCGTCGCGCCGGTAGGCTGATAGACCGGCACGCCGGATTTGTCGGCCGCCGGTCGTTTATACGGAACCATCCCTGGGAAGGCCTGCAAAAAGAATTGTAAAGATATCTGCGATTAGTACGAGCGATAATGTGAGCGGTGTGGCCACTCGAGCGGAAGCTTCCTCCGTGAAAGCCTCGACTCCGTTTCGGCCGGGAATACGATATATCGTTCTCTTTTGCGTGCTCATGGTTTCTCTTGATCCAGCCGTGCAGGGGACGTCAGGTTTGACGTTCGCGACAAAGCAATCAAAATTAATCGTATTATAACTCGAGTAGCGAACTAATATCGTAAGATGGACTGTTATCGATAAGCCATTATTAACCAGCGATTTCGTTATCTTTGCGAAACAACAACACATCGCATCGTTTCGTTACTGTTTTCTGCCGAGAGAGGTCATATAATTTTAGCGATATTATTGCTGTTTTGCAAAAGCGACGAAACAATCCCTGTATTATATCTCGCTAATATATCGATAATGCCATTTTACGATGCTTGCGAATTGAATAACAACTCAAAAAGAATTTCGGTAGTTTTTGCATCTCGCTGCAAGTTTAAATCTCCTTTGTAAAAGTATCTCCTTTGAACGGAAgatcatattaataaaagataagttAATCGCGGGTACAAATAAAATGATGCGCGCGAAGAAACGAATCGCAGCTGTATGAATTATGATTCAGTGTTTAGGTTCTGCACTTACAAAGTTCTCGTAGTAGAACGACCCGACAGACTTCATGTCCATCTGCAACAAAGACAGGATCGGTTTCAACTAATTTCGAGGACGAGGCGCGTTGCGTCtgtataattgaattttcgaGACGGGAAACGAGAGAGGGTCGTGTCTCAAAGAAACAGGGGTTGACGGTGGCGCGGTGGAGAGGGGTGTTGGGTTGTGGTAGTGTGTAAAAGTTGTGCCGATGACGCAGCTTGCGGCGACGTTCCCAAACGACGACGTTTCGTTGTTGGATAACTGCAAAATGTTTCGTTCGTTTCGTtcgttctttctttctttctttcttttgcaCTTTTCCTCTGTTTCTACTATTGGGAGCGTGTCAGAAAGACCAGCCATTGTTAATATCGGGGACCGGGCGCGGCTCGATTAAAGAGAGACCGTgatcatatattaataaacgaTTAAAACCGTTAAAACTGCACTGTCGCCTTCCTATCGTGTACGACTATTGCGAGGGCGAAGGAATCGCGCTGCAATAAATGCCGACGCTAATGCTCAGTCTGTAAGTTTTGCGCACGTTTCCGCGTCATACAAATACAAGatgaacaaatttttctttcccgCGGACAAAATGAAGAGACTGTAGAGAAAGAtgtagagagagaaaagaagataaagagaaagagaaagaaaagagcaGGAGAGCGATCGACaagagatattaataaaaggcGCAGAGTTGGGCTCGGAGAACAAAAGGCTTCGCGATATCGACAAGAGATGCGAGACTTGCAACAACACGAATTCACGAAAGCTGGTAGGCTTGCGGTGATACGTGGTGAGCGGACACTTTGGTAAGTCGCCTGCGACAGACGTGTGCGCAACAAAGAGGGGAAAGCCAAATCAAAGTCTCTATCGAGGTGTAACACGTTTGAGTTAGAAGCTGCGTAGACGAGATGCAGAAGCTCAGAAGCTGATAGTGAAGTAGCCGGGGTAAAACATACTGTCGCAGTGGCAcagatacatacatatatgtatatgcgtgTTAACACGTGTTCGCGGTTGCTCACCGATTAAGGATTCGGAGTCGCAACGACGCATGGATACGATCCTCGTGCCGCGAGATTGCGTGCAAGCTTCCCAATTTGCGCCGCGAACGACTCCGCTTGCTTTTCATCGTATGCGCTTCGCGAATAACGGAGAAAATAAACGTAA
This genomic window from Linepithema humile isolate Giens D197 chromosome 5, Lhum_UNIL_v1.0, whole genome shotgun sequence contains:
- the mbl gene encoding uncharacterized protein mbl isoform X10: MAMAMSSLLNGKDSRWLQLEVCREFQRNKCTRPDTECKFAHPPANVEVQNGRVTACYDSIKGRCNREKPPCKYFHPPQHLKDQLLINGRNHLALKNALMQQIQQGLTPGQPLVPGQVPTVMDMKSVGSFYYENFAFPGMVPYKRPAADKSGVPVYQPTGATTYQQLMQLQQPFVPVSCEYTGTPPLPTQTSNQSVVQPPNVLNNHHAMVVQSSSSQGAAGATVNNCADANNGVLMDPCNNPPPPPPTADNNSNNSNGNNKQPVTTQNHDAENARNSPELNHSSPSSLQQQQHQQQQQQQQQQQQQQQQQQQQQQQQQQQQQHQHQHQQQQMQHQQQQQLSQLTLPSAMSPLTSMAGLTSVPNMMNMVSMASMASMANIPSITSMTSMGNYNTASNMASLNMLNSLGMTSGIPASFDPATLAKEVAQKNYAKALKFSQTSQPYGISQLAALNYTGVALNKQNLMNPTAAAAAGNPAVAAASLQATAATPRPVISSLAGIPGALTSPLSAGILAYSRPPPTATPINPYSLIRQQILPNPYHVQASIPTMPGAGTVQTTPYVQNPYAVLPGVASVPGVAAGVAAAAAAAGVSAVPQMPQMGNPATIAAQPQVAIPVSSGVIMQPYKKMKTS
- the mbl gene encoding uncharacterized protein mbl isoform X8, encoding MAMAMSSLLNGKDSRWLQLEVCREFQRNKCTRPDTECKFAHPPANVEVQNGRVTACYDSIKGRCNREKPPCKYFHPPQHLKDQLLINGRNHLALKNALMQQIQQGLTPGQPLVPGQVPTVTATMPTNVTGMSALAGGVSGVPAAAMPGGLQSAGMASLELGKKRMRDSNDDLLMMDMKSVGSFYYENFAFPGMVPYKRPAADKSGVPVYQPTGATTYQQLMQLQQPFVPVSCEYTGTPPLPTQTSNQSVVQPPNVLNNHHAMVVQSSSSQGAAGATVNNCADANNGVLMDPCNNPPPPPPTADNNSNNSNGNNKQPVTTQNHDAENARNSPELNHSSPSSLQQQQHQQQQQQQQQQQQQQQQQQQQQQQQQQQQQHQHQHQQQQMQHQQQQQLSQLTLPSAMSPLTSMAGLTSVPNMMNMVSMASMASMANIPSITSMTSMGNYNTASNMASLNMLNSLGMTSGIPASFDPATLAKEVAQKNYAKALKFSQTSQPYGISQLAALNYTGVALNKQNLMNPTAAAAAGNPAVAAASLQATAATPRPVISSLAGIPGALTSPLSAGILAYSRPPPTATPINPYSLIRQQILPNPYHVQASIPTMPGAGTVQTTPYVQNPYAVLPGVASVPGVAAGVAAAAAAAGVSAVPQMPQMGNPATIAAQPQVAIPVSSGVIMQPYKKMKTS
- the mbl gene encoding uncharacterized protein mbl isoform X6 produces the protein MAMAMSSLLNGKDSRWLQLEVCREFQRNKCTRPDTECKFAHPPANVEVQNGRVTACYDSIKGRCNREKPPCKYFHPPQHLKDQLLINGRNHLALKNALMQQIQQGLTPGQPLVPGQVPTVEAPAPPAPHHHLQQQIQQQLLATHAFMATNPYLTGMPQVGNTYSPYFAPSPIMPAIMGPADPTGVGSPLGVVPQTVAMPQKMPRTDRLEAFPGMVPYKRPAADKSGVPVYQPTGATTYQQLMQLQQPFVPVSCEYTGTPPLPTQTSNQSVVQPPNVLNNHHAMVVQSSSSQGAAGATVNNCADANNGVLMDPCNNPPPPPPTADNNSNNSNGNNKQPVTTQNHDAENARNSPELNHSSPSSLQQQQHQQQQQQQQQQQQQQQQQQQQQQQQQQQQQHQHQHQQQQMQHQQQQQLSQLTLPSAMSPLTSMAGLTSVPNMMNMVSMASMASMANIPSITSMTSMGNYNTASNMASLNMLNSLGMTSGIPASFDPATLAKEVAQKNYAKALKFSQTSQPYGISQLAALNYTGVALNKQNLMNPTAAAAAGNPAVAAASLQATAATPRPVISSLAGIPGALTSPLSAGILAYSRPPPTATPINPYSLIRQQILPNPYHVQASIPTMPGAGTVQTTPYVQNPYAVLPGVASVPGVAAGVAAAAAAAGVSAVPQMPQMGNPATIAAQPQVAIPVSSGVIMQPYKKMKTS
- the mbl gene encoding uncharacterized protein mbl isoform X5; its protein translation is MAMAMSSLLNGKDSRWLQLEVCREFQRNKCTRPDTECKFAHPPANVEVQNGRVTACYDSIKGRCNREKPPCKYFHPPQHLKDQLLINGRNHLALKNALMQQIQQGLTPGQPLVPGQVPTVEAPAPPAPHHHLQQQIQQQLLATHAFMATNPYLTGMPQVGNTYSPYFAPSPIMPAIMGPADPTGVGSPLGVVPQTVAMPQKMPRTDRLEMDMKSVGSFYYENFAFPGMVPYKRPAADKSGVPVYQPTGATTYQQLMQLQQPFVPVSCEYTGTPPLPTQTSNQSVVQPPNVLNNHHAMVVQSSSSQGAAGATVNNCADANNGVLMDPCNNPPPPPPTADNNSNNSNGNNKQPVTTQNHDAENARNSPELNHSSPSSLQQQQHQQQQQQQQQQQQQQQQQQQQQQQQQQQQQHQHQHQQQQMQHQQQQQLSQLTLPSAMSPLTSMAGLTSVPNMMNMVSMASMASMANIPSITSMTSMGNYNTASNMASLNMLNSLGMTSGIPASFDPATLAKEVAQKNYAKALKFSQTSQPYGISQLAALNYTGVALNKQNLMNPTAAAAAGNPAVAAASLQATAATPRPVISSLAGIPGALTSPLSAGILAYSRPPPTATPINPYSLIRQQILPNPYHVQASIPTMPGAGTVQTTPYVQNPYAVLPGVASVPGVAAGVAAAAAAAGVSAVPQMPQMGNPATIAAQPQVAIPVSSGVIMQPYKKMKTS
- the mbl gene encoding uncharacterized protein mbl isoform X4; this encodes MAMAMSSLLNGKDSRWLQLEVCREFQRNKCTRPDTECKFAHPPANVEVQNGRVTACYDSIKGRCNREKPPCKYFHPPQHLKDQLLINGRNHLALKNALMQQIQQGLTPGQPLVPGQVPTVEAPAPPAPHHHLQQQIQQQLLATHAFMATNPYLTGMPQVGNTYSPYFAPSPIMPAIMGPADPTGVGSPLGVVPQTVAMPQKMPRTDRLETATMPTNVTGMSALAGGVSGVPAAAMPGGLQSAGMASLELGKKRMRDSNDDLLMMDMKSVGSFYYENFAFPGMVPYKRPAADKSGVPVYQPTGATTYQQLMQLQQPFVPVSCEYTGTPPLPTQTSNQSVVQPPNVLNNHHAMVVQSSSSQGAAGATVNNCADANNGVLMDPCNNPPPPPPTADNNSNNSNGNNKQPVTTQNHDAENARNSPELNHSSPSSLQQQQHQQQQQQQQQQQQQQQQQQQQQQQQQQQQQHQHQHQQQQMQHQQQQQLSQLTLPSAMSPLTSMAGLTSVPNMMNMVSMASMASMANIPSITSMTSMGNYNTASNMASLNMLNSLGMTSGIPASFDPATLAKEVAQKNYAKALKFSQTSQPYGISQLAALNYTGVALNKQNLMNPTAAAAAGNPAVAAASLQATAATPRPVISSLAGIPGALTSPLSAGILAYSRPPPTATPINPYSLIRQQILPNPYHVQASIPTMPGAGTVQTTPYVQNPYAVLPGVASVPGVAAGVAAAAAAAGVSAVPQMPQMGNPATIAAQPQVAIPVSSGVIMQPYKKMKTS
- the mbl gene encoding uncharacterized protein mbl isoform X9, producing the protein MAMAMSSLLNGKDSRWLQLEVCREFQRNKCTRPDTECKFAHPPANVEVQNGRVTACYDSIKGRCNREKPPCKYFHPPQHLKDQLLINGRNHLALKNALMQQIQQGLTPGQPLVPGQVPTVATNPYLTGMPQVGNTYSPYFAPSPIMPAIMGPADPTGVGSPLGVVPQTVAMPQKMPRTDRLEAFPGMVPYKRPAADKSGVPVYQPTGATTYQQLMQLQQPFVPVSCEYTGTPPLPTQTSNQSVVQPPNVLNNHHAMVVQSSSSQGAAGATVNNCADANNGVLMDPCNNPPPPPPTADNNSNNSNGNNKQPVTTQNHDAENARNSPELNHSSPSSLQQQQHQQQQQQQQQQQQQQQQQQQQQQQQQQQQQHQHQHQQQQMQHQQQQQLSQLTLPSAMSPLTSMAGLTSVPNMMNMVSMASMASMANIPSITSMTSMGNYNTASNMASLNMLNSLGMTSGIPASFDPATLAKEVAQKNYAKALKFSQTSQPYGISQLAALNYTGVALNKQNLMNPTAAAAAGNPAVAAASLQATAATPRPVISSLAGIPGALTSPLSAGILAYSRPPPTATPINPYSLIRQQILPNPYHVQASIPTMPGAGTVQTTPYVQNPYAVLPGVASVPGVAAGVAAAAAAAGVSAVPQMPQMGNPATIAAQPQVAIPVSSGVIMQPYKKMKTS
- the mbl gene encoding uncharacterized protein mbl isoform X7 gives rise to the protein MAMAMSSLLNGKDSRWLQLEVCREFQRNKCTRPDTECKFAHPPANVEVQNGRVTACYDSIKGRCNREKPPCKYFHPPQHLKDQLLINGRNHLALKNALMQQIQQGLTPGQPLVPGQVPTVATNPYLTGMPQVGNTYSPYFAPSPIMPAIMGPADPTGVGSPLGVVPQTVAMPQKMPRTDRLEMDMKSVGSFYYENFAFPGMVPYKRPAADKSGVPVYQPTGATTYQQLMQLQQPFVPVSCEYTGTPPLPTQTSNQSVVQPPNVLNNHHAMVVQSSSSQGAAGATVNNCADANNGVLMDPCNNPPPPPPTADNNSNNSNGNNKQPVTTQNHDAENARNSPELNHSSPSSLQQQQHQQQQQQQQQQQQQQQQQQQQQQQQQQQQQHQHQHQQQQMQHQQQQQLSQLTLPSAMSPLTSMAGLTSVPNMMNMVSMASMASMANIPSITSMTSMGNYNTASNMASLNMLNSLGMTSGIPASFDPATLAKEVAQKNYAKALKFSQTSQPYGISQLAALNYTGVALNKQNLMNPTAAAAAGNPAVAAASLQATAATPRPVISSLAGIPGALTSPLSAGILAYSRPPPTATPINPYSLIRQQILPNPYHVQASIPTMPGAGTVQTTPYVQNPYAVLPGVASVPGVAAGVAAAAAAAGVSAVPQMPQMGNPATIAAQPQVAIPVSSGVIMQPYKKMKTS
- the mbl gene encoding uncharacterized protein mbl isoform X1, coding for MAMAMSSLLNGKDSRWLQLEVCREFQRNKCTRPDTECKFAHPPANVEVQNGRVTACYDSIKGRCNREKPPCKYFHPPQHLKDQLLINGRNHLALKNALMQQIQQGLTPGQPLVPGQVPTVEAPAPPAPHHHLQQQIQQQLLATHAFMATNPYLTGMPQVGNTYSPYFAPSPIMPAIMGPADPTGVGSPLGVVPQTVAMPQKMPRTDRLEVCREFQRGACKRGETECRFAHPLETVQANEDGSVTVCMDAVKGRCNRDPCRYFHPPLHLQAHIKAAQSRASIATATMPTNVTGMSALAGGVSGVPAAAMPGGLQSAGMASLELGKKRMRDSNDDLLMMDMKSVGSFYYENFAFPGMVPYKRPAADKSGVPVYQPTGATTYQQLMQLQQPFVPVSCEYTGTPPLPTQTSNQSVVQPPNVLNNHHAMVVQSSSSQGAAGATVNNCADANNGVLMDPCNNPPPPPPTADNNSNNSNGNNKQPVTTQNHDAENARNSPELNHSSPSSLQQQQHQQQQQQQQQQQQQQQQQQQQQQQQQQQQQHQHQHQQQQMQHQQQQQLSQLTLPSAMSPLTSMAGLTSVPNMMNMVSMASMASMANIPSITSMTSMGNYNTASNMASLNMLNSLGMTSGIPASFDPATLAKEVAQKNYAKALKFSQTSQPYGISQLAALNYTGVALNKQNLMNPTAAAAAGNPAVAAASLQATAATPRPVISSLAGIPGALTSPLSAGILAYSRPPPTATPINPYSLIRQQILPNPYHVQASIPTMPGAGTVQTTPYVQNPYAVLPGVASVPGVAAGVAAAAAAAGVSAVPQMPQMGNPATIAAQPQVAIPVSSGVIMQPYKKMKTS
- the mbl gene encoding uncharacterized protein mbl isoform X3, whose amino-acid sequence is MAMAMSSLLNGKDSRWLQLEVCREFQRNKCTRPDTECKFAHPPANVEVQNGRVTACYDSIKGRCNREKPPCKYFHPPQHLKDQLLINGRNHLALKNALMQQIQQGLTPGQPLVPGQVPTVEAPAPPAPHHHLQQQIQQQLLATHAFMATNPYLTGMPQVGNTYSPYFAPSPIMPAIMGPADPTGVGSPLGVVPQTVAMPQKMPRTDRLEVCREFQRGACKRGETECRFAHPLETVQANEDGSVTVCMDAVKGRCNRDPCRYFHPPLHLQAHIKAAQSRASIAMDMKSVGSFYYENFAFPGMVPYKRPAADKSGVPVYQPTGATTYQQLMQLQQPFVPVSCEYTGTPPLPTQTSNQSVVQPPNVLNNHHAMVVQSSSSQGAAGATVNNCADANNGVLMDPCNNPPPPPPTADNNSNNSNGNNKQPVTTQNHDAENARNSPELNHSSPSSLQQQQHQQQQQQQQQQQQQQQQQQQQQQQQQQQQQHQHQHQQQQMQHQQQQQLSQLTLPSAMSPLTSMAGLTSVPNMMNMVSMASMASMANIPSITSMTSMGNYNTASNMASLNMLNSLGMTSGIPASFDPATLAKEVAQKNYAKALKFSQTSQPYGISQLAALNYTGVALNKQNLMNPTAAAAAGNPAVAAASLQATAATPRPVISSLAGIPGALTSPLSAGILAYSRPPPTATPINPYSLIRQQILPNPYHVQASIPTMPGAGTVQTTPYVQNPYAVLPGVASVPGVAAGVAAAAAAAGVSAVPQMPQMGNPATIAAQPQVAIPVSSGVIMQPYKKMKTS
- the mbl gene encoding uncharacterized protein mbl isoform X2, with product MAMAMSSLLNGKDSRWLQLEVCREFQRNKCTRPDTECKFAHPPANVEVQNGRVTACYDSIKGRCNREKPPCKYFHPPQHLKDQLLINGRNHLALKNALMQQIQQGLTPGQPLVPGQVPTVATNPYLTGMPQVGNTYSPYFAPSPIMPAIMGPADPTGVGSPLGVVPQTVAMPQKMPRTDRLEVCREFQRGACKRGETECRFAHPLETVQANEDGSVTVCMDAVKGRCNRDPCRYFHPPLHLQAHIKAAQSRASIATATMPTNVTGMSALAGGVSGVPAAAMPGGLQSAGMASLELGKKRMRDSNDDLLMMDMKSVGSFYYENFAFPGMVPYKRPAADKSGVPVYQPTGATTYQQLMQLQQPFVPVSCEYTGTPPLPTQTSNQSVVQPPNVLNNHHAMVVQSSSSQGAAGATVNNCADANNGVLMDPCNNPPPPPPTADNNSNNSNGNNKQPVTTQNHDAENARNSPELNHSSPSSLQQQQHQQQQQQQQQQQQQQQQQQQQQQQQQQQQQHQHQHQQQQMQHQQQQQLSQLTLPSAMSPLTSMAGLTSVPNMMNMVSMASMASMANIPSITSMTSMGNYNTASNMASLNMLNSLGMTSGIPASFDPATLAKEVAQKNYAKALKFSQTSQPYGISQLAALNYTGVALNKQNLMNPTAAAAAGNPAVAAASLQATAATPRPVISSLAGIPGALTSPLSAGILAYSRPPPTATPINPYSLIRQQILPNPYHVQASIPTMPGAGTVQTTPYVQNPYAVLPGVASVPGVAAGVAAAAAAAGVSAVPQMPQMGNPATIAAQPQVAIPVSSGVIMQPYKKMKTS